In the Butyricicoccus intestinisimiae genome, GGTCTCCGTCAAATCTCCGACCAGCTCCGGCGGCGTGCGCTCCAGCAGCGCACACACGGCTTGCCGGATGAGCTCCGCCTGTTCCCGCAAAAGCGGCATCAATTCTTCTGACGTCACGGTTTCGCAGGCGGGCAGCCCTGTAGATACGCGCCGTCCGCGCACCGGCACCGAACACAGCTCGTCTCTCGGCAACACGCTGCCGATGGTCTGTTTGATTTGTTCTGCTGCGGAAATTCCAATGAGCAGGTCATGCTGCTGCTTGACATACGCTTGAATGGCATCGTCGCAGCTGTCTCCGGCGATGCGAATGGATGCGGCGCACACGACAGCGCCCAAGGAAATCACCGCCAAATCCGTCGTCCCGCCGCCAATGTCAATGACCAGCGTGCCTTTGGGGCTGTCCGGATCGACACCGGCACCGGCAGCAGCGGCAACCGGCTGTTCCATCAGATATACCCGTGACGCGCCCGCCTGCATCCCCGCATCTATGACCGCGCGTTCCTCCAACTCGGACACCAAGGGCGGCACACAGACGAGCAGATTCGGACGCAAAAAACCGCCGCATCCGGCGCGCTTTAAGAATATTTTCGTCATGGCTCCGGCAATCGAACAATCGGTAATCACGCCGCCGCGCACCGGACGCACAGCCAGCAAATCCTCCGGTGTTCTGCCCAACATATCCCGCGCTTTTTGTCCCGCGCCGACAACACTTCCGGAGCTTCTTCGCATCGCCACCACCGACGGCTCGCGCAGCACAATTCCCTTTCCCTCTCGATACAGCAAAACCGACGATGTACCCAAATCCATCGCATAATCAAACATCCTGTGTTCCTCGCTTTCTGATTCCGAACGGCTATATCAAAGTATATGCCTGTCCGGTATGCGATGATACACAGGATGTTTATTTTTTGTTCGACAAATATTCAGGCTTTTGCCGCGGCAAGAACCCAAATTTTCTCCGGCTTTTTCTCGCGCAGCAATTGTGCGCAGTGGCTGACCGTGGCGCCGGTCGTGACAATATCATCAACCAGCAAAATGCGCTGACCGGCGAGCTCTCCCACATCTTTTCTGCGCACAAACGAGCGGGCTGCATTTTCCTGCCGCTGCGCGGCGGACAGCCGTGCTTGCTTGTGCGAGCGCAGCTTGCGTTGGAGCATTGGAACATACGGAACGCCCCACATCTCTGAGAGATACTTGGCAAATTCCTCGCTCTGATTGAATCCGCGCCGAAATTTGTGCCAGCCATGCATCGGCACACAGGTAATCACATCCGGCAGCGGCATCTGATGCCAATCCCACGCCTGTGCCATCAGCTCCGCAATCGGGTACAGGCGATATGGCTCATGCGCATATTTTATGTGCAGCAGGGCGGCGCGATAGCTGCCGCGGTATTGCGCCGCACAAACCAGATCACTGACATATTCCGGCGGATAACAGGTCAGCGTCTGCATCTCTGTCTCGATTTGCGCACGGCATGCTTTGCACAGCCCGCGTGCCTGTTCCGAAATCGTCTGTCCGCACAAAATACAATGGGTGGGAAACAGCAGTGACATCGCTTATTCCTCCTCCATGCGTGTCTGCGCGTCCTCCGGCATCTGCCGAATGAGCCGCGCACGCAGGGCACTATACCGCCGATTGCGCGTATTGGTGTGCACCATGGTTTCTGCC is a window encoding:
- the mreB gene encoding rod shape-determining protein, with the protein product MFDYAMDLGTSSVLLYREGKGIVLREPSVVAMRRSSGSVVGAGQKARDMLGRTPEDLLAVRPVRGGVITDCSIAGAMTKIFLKRAGCGGFLRPNLLVCVPPLVSELEERAVIDAGMQAGASRVYLMEQPVAAAAGAGVDPDSPKGTLVIDIGGGTTDLAVISLGAVVCAASIRIAGDSCDDAIQAYVKQQHDLLIGISAAEQIKQTIGSVLPRDELCSVPVRGRRVSTGLPACETVTSEELMPLLREQAELIRQAVCALLERTPPELVGDLTETGMALAGGGSKLYGMAAYLSQSLGLEAHTSDEPETCVILGTRRTLNRLKQLHDGPINLARRRQGLA
- a CDS encoding ComF family protein, with the translated sequence MSLLFPTHCILCGQTISEQARGLCKACRAQIETEMQTLTCYPPEYVSDLVCAAQYRGSYRAALLHIKYAHEPYRLYPIAELMAQAWDWHQMPLPDVITCVPMHGWHKFRRGFNQSEEFAKYLSEMWGVPYVPMLQRKLRSHKQARLSAAQRQENAARSFVRRKDVGELAGQRILLVDDIVTTGATVSHCAQLLREKKPEKIWVLAAAKA